The following are encoded together in the Xanthobacter autotrophicus Py2 genome:
- a CDS encoding DNA polymerase III, alpha subunit (TIGRFAM: DNA polymerase III, alpha subunit~PFAM: nucleic acid binding OB-fold tRNA/helicase-type; DNA polymerase III alpha subunit~KEGG: sal:Sala_2780 DNA polymerase III, alpha subunit), translated as MTTPAMNAIAPAPAYAELCAASHFSFLRGASAPARLVEVAVRLGHCGLGIADRNTVAGVVRAYSALEELRRLDADENAGDEDDAETRAAKSRLAARARAFRLATGTRLVFCDNTPDILAYPADRAGWGRLCRLLTTGNRRAKKGECHLALSDLLADPGGLLLVLMPGPGMDGLAERLSPALARLEEAAPGAVWLAADMPFAGEDRRRLAALKALAGAHGVPLLAVNDVLCATPRERDLQDILTCIREGIPIAEAGRRLQANAERHLKPAAEIARLFRDAPEAIAESGHLLARVEFSVGELKYEYPREPVPPGWTPQAWLEELTWRCARVRYPNGLTPKVERLLRDELALISQLEYAPYFLTIHDIVRFAESRGILCQGRGSAANSAVCYVLGITAVDPADNDLLFARFISTERREPPDIDVDFEHERREEVIQHIYEKYGRHRAGIVATVIHYRPRSAIRDVGKALGLTEDITARLASTQWGSWGRDIADSQIREAGLDPANPLIRRAVDLARRLMGAPRHLSQHVGGFVLARDRLDDMVPIGNAAMADRTFIEWDKDDIDALRLMKVDVLALGMLTCIRKALDLMRAHEGINFALADVPGAQEDVYAMLARGDSIGVFQVESRAQINMLPRLRPREFYDLVIQVAIVRPGPIQGDMVHPYLRRRNGQEKVDYPSPAPEHGPSDELRQVLEKTLGVPLFQEQAMKLAMVAARFSDAEANRLRRAMATFRNLGTIHEFEALMVERMVARGYERAFAQRCFEQIKGFGSYGFPESHAASFAKLVYISSYIKCRHPAVFACALLNAQPMGFYAPAQIVRDAREHSVEVRAIDINHSHHDNTLERRADGALALRLGFRQVDGFHEAWGERLVAARGTGFSGVEVLARRARLPTRAVKLLADADGFRSLGLDRRAALWHARRLPDDDALPLFAAADARELGQEEEVRLPDMARSEHIVADYQTVRLSLKGHPMGELRDHFRAARILSCAETTALKDGAFARTAGVVLVRQRPGNGKAIFITLEDETGITNVVLWARTLERFRRAVMGARLLLVEGRVQKSPEGVVHLMAESLIDRTADLALLSRVRKPQMELSRADEFAHPQHPRRHPRDVRVLPKSRDFH; from the coding sequence ATGACCACGCCTGCCATGAACGCCATCGCCCCGGCGCCGGCCTATGCGGAGCTTTGCGCCGCCTCCCATTTCTCCTTCCTGCGCGGGGCGAGCGCGCCGGCGCGGCTGGTGGAGGTCGCCGTCCGCCTCGGCCACTGCGGCCTCGGCATCGCCGATCGCAACACCGTCGCCGGCGTGGTGCGGGCCTATAGCGCCTTGGAAGAGCTGCGCCGCCTCGACGCGGACGAGAACGCCGGGGATGAGGACGACGCGGAAACCCGCGCCGCCAAGTCCCGTCTTGCCGCGCGGGCCCGCGCCTTCCGCCTCGCCACCGGCACCCGCCTCGTCTTCTGCGATAACACGCCGGACATCCTCGCCTATCCGGCGGATCGCGCCGGCTGGGGGCGGCTATGCCGGCTGCTTACCACCGGCAACCGCCGGGCGAAGAAGGGCGAATGCCACCTCGCCCTCTCCGACCTGCTGGCCGATCCCGGCGGCCTGCTGCTGGTGCTCATGCCCGGGCCGGGGATGGATGGGCTGGCGGAGCGGCTGTCCCCCGCCCTCGCCCGCCTTGAGGAGGCCGCCCCCGGTGCGGTGTGGCTTGCCGCCGACATGCCGTTTGCCGGCGAAGACCGGCGCCGCCTCGCTGCGCTGAAGGCATTGGCCGGCGCCCATGGCGTGCCGCTGCTCGCGGTCAACGACGTGCTGTGCGCCACCCCGCGCGAGCGCGACCTTCAGGATATCCTCACCTGCATCCGCGAGGGCATCCCCATCGCCGAGGCCGGCCGCCGGCTTCAGGCCAATGCCGAGCGGCACCTGAAGCCCGCCGCCGAGATAGCGCGCCTGTTCAGGGACGCGCCCGAGGCCATCGCCGAGAGCGGCCACCTCCTCGCCCGCGTGGAGTTCAGCGTGGGCGAGCTGAAATATGAGTATCCGCGGGAGCCGGTGCCCCCCGGCTGGACCCCGCAGGCCTGGCTGGAGGAGCTGACCTGGCGCTGCGCGCGGGTGCGTTATCCGAACGGCCTCACCCCCAAGGTGGAACGGCTTCTGAGGGACGAACTGGCCCTCATCAGCCAGCTTGAATACGCGCCCTATTTCCTCACCATCCACGACATCGTCCGTTTCGCCGAGAGCCGGGGCATCCTGTGCCAGGGGCGCGGCTCGGCGGCGAATTCCGCGGTGTGCTACGTGCTCGGCATCACCGCGGTGGACCCCGCCGACAACGACCTGCTGTTTGCCCGCTTCATCTCCACCGAGCGGCGCGAGCCCCCCGACATCGACGTGGATTTCGAGCACGAGCGGCGCGAGGAGGTGATCCAGCACATCTACGAGAAATACGGCCGCCACCGCGCCGGCATCGTCGCCACCGTCATCCATTATCGCCCGAGGAGCGCCATCCGCGACGTGGGCAAGGCGCTGGGCCTTACCGAGGACATCACCGCCCGTCTCGCCTCCACCCAGTGGGGCAGCTGGGGCCGCGACATCGCCGACAGCCAGATCCGCGAGGCCGGGCTCGATCCCGCAAACCCGCTCATCCGCCGGGCGGTGGACCTCGCCCGCCGCCTCATGGGCGCGCCGCGCCACCTCTCCCAGCATGTGGGCGGCTTCGTGCTCGCCCGCGACCGGCTGGACGACATGGTGCCCATCGGCAATGCCGCCATGGCGGACCGCACCTTCATCGAATGGGACAAGGACGACATCGACGCCTTGCGCCTCATGAAGGTGGATGTGCTGGCGCTCGGCATGCTCACCTGCATCCGCAAGGCCCTCGACCTCATGCGCGCCCATGAGGGCATCAATTTTGCCCTCGCCGACGTGCCGGGCGCGCAGGAGGATGTCTACGCCATGCTGGCGCGCGGGGATTCCATCGGCGTGTTCCAGGTGGAGAGCCGGGCCCAGATCAACATGCTGCCGCGCCTGCGCCCGCGCGAATTCTACGACCTCGTCATCCAGGTCGCCATCGTGCGGCCCGGCCCCATCCAGGGCGACATGGTCCATCCCTATCTGCGCCGCCGCAACGGGCAGGAAAAGGTGGACTACCCCTCCCCCGCGCCGGAGCACGGGCCGTCGGACGAACTGCGCCAGGTGCTGGAGAAGACACTGGGCGTGCCTTTGTTCCAGGAGCAGGCCATGAAATTGGCCATGGTGGCGGCCCGCTTCTCCGACGCGGAGGCCAACCGCCTGCGCCGGGCCATGGCCACCTTCCGCAATCTCGGCACCATCCACGAATTCGAGGCGCTGATGGTGGAGCGCATGGTGGCGCGCGGCTATGAGCGCGCCTTCGCCCAGCGCTGCTTCGAGCAGATCAAGGGCTTCGGCAGCTACGGCTTTCCCGAGAGCCATGCCGCGTCCTTCGCCAAGCTCGTCTACATCTCGTCCTACATCAAGTGCCGGCACCCGGCGGTGTTCGCCTGCGCGCTGCTCAACGCCCAGCCCATGGGCTTCTACGCCCCTGCCCAGATCGTGCGCGACGCCCGCGAGCATTCCGTGGAGGTGCGCGCCATCGACATCAACCACAGCCACCACGACAACACGCTGGAGCGCCGCGCCGATGGGGCGCTGGCCCTGCGCCTCGGGTTCCGGCAGGTGGACGGCTTCCATGAAGCATGGGGCGAGCGCCTCGTCGCGGCGCGGGGGACGGGCTTTTCCGGCGTCGAGGTGCTGGCCCGGCGCGCCCGCCTGCCCACCCGTGCGGTGAAGCTGCTGGCGGATGCGGATGGGTTCCGTTCCCTCGGCCTCGACCGGCGCGCGGCCCTGTGGCACGCCCGCCGCCTGCCCGACGACGACGCCTTGCCTTTGTTCGCCGCCGCCGACGCGCGCGAGCTGGGGCAGGAGGAAGAGGTGCGCCTGCCGGACATGGCTCGCTCCGAGCACATCGTCGCCGACTACCAGACCGTGCGGCTCTCCCTGAAGGGGCATCCCATGGGCGAGCTGCGGGATCATTTCCGGGCCGCGCGCATCCTCTCCTGCGCCGAGACGACGGCGCTGAAGGACGGCGCCTTCGCCCGCACCGCCGGGGTGGTGCTGGTGCGCCAGCGGCCGGGCAACGGCAAGGCCATCTTCATCACGCTGGAGGACGAGACCGGCATCACCAACGTCGTTTTATGGGCGCGCACGCTGGAGCGCTTCCGCCGCGCGGTGATGGGCGCGCGCCTGCTCCTGGTGGAAGGGCGGGTGCAGAAAAGCCCGGAGGGGGTGGTGCACCTCATGGCCGAGAGCCTCATCGACCGCACCGCCGACCTCGCCTTGCTCTCGCGCGTGCGCAAGCCGCAGATGGAGCTGTCGCGGGCCGACGAATTCGCCCATCCCCAGCATCCCCGCCGGCATCCCCGCGACGTGCGGGTGCTGCCGAAATCGCGGGATTTTCATTGA
- a CDS encoding conserved hypothetical protein (KEGG: rpc:RPC_1732 hypothetical protein), translated as MVHTLANARRLQAVDAAAARLGLHPGLTLADAQARVPDLQAVEADPAADGALLAAIACWCERWTPFVALAPPHGIVLDITGCAHLFAGEKAMLAAMVARLTAQGFAVQGAVAGTARAALALARWRPGLVAAPGTEGEAVAGLPVAALELDPEAERSLAYLGLATIGDLSGKPRAALAARFGSRIVSRLEEITGAADAPISPLNPLPVYVAERRFAEPMGDEDTARAVIADLARELAGVLERHGEGGRRFAAAFFRSDGAVRRVEAGTAAPLRDAARLAGLFRERLAALADPLDPGFGYDVIRLSVTACEQLTATQAAFGVPPEEAALSELVDVLSARLGPRRVMCLQPQDSHVPERAAARVPAQKGWAVAGLAAWPAAAAEGAPLPRPPALFAHPEPVETLAEVPDGPPLRFRWRRMLHEVVRAEGPERIAAEWWTGSEALTRDYFRVEDKEGRRFWLYRAGTYGRETSEPRWFLHGLFP; from the coding sequence GTGGTGCACACCCTCGCCAACGCCCGCCGCCTCCAGGCGGTGGACGCGGCGGCGGCGCGCCTCGGCCTCCATCCGGGGCTGACCTTGGCGGATGCGCAGGCTCGCGTGCCGGACCTTCAGGCGGTGGAGGCGGACCCGGCGGCGGACGGCGCGCTGCTGGCCGCCATCGCCTGCTGGTGCGAGCGCTGGACGCCGTTCGTGGCGCTCGCGCCGCCTCATGGCATCGTGCTCGATATCACCGGCTGCGCCCATCTATTTGCCGGCGAGAAGGCCATGCTCGCCGCCATGGTGGCGCGCCTCACCGCCCAGGGCTTCGCCGTCCAGGGCGCGGTGGCCGGAACCGCGCGCGCGGCACTGGCGCTCGCCCGCTGGCGCCCCGGCCTCGTGGCCGCGCCGGGGACGGAGGGGGAGGCCGTGGCCGGCCTGCCGGTGGCGGCGCTGGAGCTGGATCCGGAGGCCGAGCGCAGCCTCGCCTATCTCGGCCTTGCCACCATCGGCGACCTTTCGGGCAAGCCCCGGGCCGCGCTCGCCGCCCGCTTCGGCAGCCGGATCGTCAGCCGGCTGGAGGAGATCACCGGCGCCGCCGACGCCCCCATCTCCCCCCTCAATCCCCTGCCCGTCTACGTGGCCGAACGGCGCTTCGCCGAGCCCATGGGAGATGAGGACACCGCCCGCGCCGTGATCGCCGACCTCGCCCGCGAGCTAGCTGGCGTGCTGGAGCGGCACGGGGAAGGCGGGCGGCGCTTTGCGGCGGCCTTCTTCCGCAGCGACGGCGCCGTGCGGCGGGTGGAGGCGGGCACCGCCGCCCCTTTGCGCGATGCCGCGCGCCTCGCCGGCCTGTTCCGCGAGCGGCTCGCGGCGCTGGCCGATCCGCTGGATCCCGGCTTCGGCTATGACGTGATCCGCCTGTCGGTCACCGCCTGCGAGCAGCTTACCGCCACCCAGGCCGCCTTCGGCGTGCCGCCTGAGGAAGCCGCCCTGTCGGAGCTGGTGGACGTGCTGTCCGCCCGCCTCGGCCCGCGGCGGGTGATGTGCCTTCAGCCGCAGGACAGCCATGTGCCCGAGCGGGCGGCGGCGCGCGTGCCGGCGCAGAAGGGCTGGGCCGTGGCGGGCCTCGCCGCCTGGCCCGCAGCGGCGGCGGAGGGCGCGCCCCTGCCCCGCCCGCCGGCCCTGTTCGCCCATCCCGAGCCGGTGGAGACGCTGGCCGAGGTGCCGGACGGCCCGCCGCTCCGCTTCCGCTGGCGGCGCATGCTGCACGAGGTGGTGCGCGCCGAGGGGCCGGAGCGCATCGCCGCCGAATGGTGGACCGGGTCGGAAGCGCTGACCCGCGATTATTTCCGCGTGGAGGACAAGGAAGGCCGCCGTTTCTGGCTCTATCGCGCCGGCACCTACGGGCGGGAGACATCGGAGCCGCGCTGGTTCCTGCACGGGCTGTTCCCGTGA